A window from Rhineura floridana isolate rRhiFlo1 chromosome 19, rRhiFlo1.hap2, whole genome shotgun sequence encodes these proteins:
- the VPS37B gene encoding vacuolar protein sorting-associated protein 37B isoform X2: MTLASNRSLAEGNLLYQPKLDALKAALTQKYQELQVLFEAYQIKKTKLDRQSSNASLETLLALLQTEGAKIEEGTENMAEKFLDGEVPLDTFIDEYQSQRKLAHLRRVKIEKLQEMVLKGPRLLPMPPQPRTTETPPALQTSEANTPPSVMPRRNPPPPPLVPAVPAGRFPTPFTAALSAGPALPYSSAPYPPLPPRTGAPSASQMLPPGYPTPFVPQYPPALAQRPPPRLPPNPGFILQ, encoded by the exons ATGACTCTTGCCAGCAACCGCAGCCTAGCAGAAGGCAATCTCttataccagccaaagctggatgCTCTGAAGGCTGCATTGACTCAGAAATACCAGGAGCTGCAGGTTCTATTTGAAGCATATCAGATCAAGAAAACCAAGCTAG ACAGACAATCCAGCAATGCTTCCCTGGAGACCCTTCTAGCGCTGCTTCAGACCGAAGGGGCTAAAATTGAAGAAGGCACGGAG AACATGGCTGAGAAGTTTCTGGATGGTGAAGTTCCACTGGACACCTTCATTGATGAATATCAGAGCCAAAGGAAACTGGCTCATTTGCGACGTGTGAAAATAGAAAAACTCCAAGAGATGGTGCTGAAGGGACCAAGacttctcccaatgccacctcaGCCGAGAACCACTGAAACACCACCAGCACTTCAGACTTCAGAGGCAAACACCCCGCCTTCTGTTATGCCTCGCcgcaatcctcctcctcctcctctggtgccAGCAGTCCCAGCAGGACGCTTCCCTACACCTTTTACAGCGGCACTGAGTGCGGGACCAGCCCTCCCTTATTCAAGCGCTCCATACCCTCCACTCCCCCCTCGAACAGGAGCTCCATCTGCTAGTCAAATGCTCCCACCAGGATATCCAACTCCGTTTGTCCCCCAGTACCCACCAGCGTTGGCCCAAAGACCACCGCCTCGCCTGCCACCAAATCCTGGCTTTATCCTGCAATGA